The segment CTATACCAATCCCCATACTTCTTGCGGTGCCCAAAACAATTTTTTCGGCACCATCGATATCAATCGAGTTTAAATCTTTTGCTTTAATTTCAGCAATTTCTCTTAGTTTTTCTTTCGACAACTTCAACGTCGCAACATGCCCCGTATTACCGGCACCTTTAGGAACCCCCAATGCTTTTTTAAGCAAATCAGAGGTCGGGGGTGTCTTGGTAATAAACTTAAAGGTTCTGTCGACATATACGGTTATCTCTACAGGAATAATCGAACCGACATATTTGGCGGTTCGCTCGTTGTATTCCTTGCAAAAACCCATAATATTAACGCCATGCTGACCCAGCGCAGGACCAACCGGGGGCGCAGGATTAGCTTGCCCGGCCGCAATTTGCAACTTTACTATCGCTTTAATCTTTTTTGCCACTTATAAATTTCCTCCGGGACTTTCAAAAACCCTTTTTAAAGCTTTTCTACTTGCAGAAAATCCAACTTAACCGGGGTTTCTCGTCCAAATAAAGAAAGTAATACCGTTACTTTCCCTTTTTCAATATCTATTTCATCTACGGTTCCGATAAAATCAATAAACGGACCGTCAATCACACGGACACTTTGTCCTTGTTTAAAGCCTACTTTTACGCGAGGCAATTCAGCCTTCATCTGCTTCAAAATTTGCTTTATTTCGCTGTCCTGTAGCGGGACCGGCTTATTTCCGCCGCTAACAAAACCGATTACACCCGGGGTATGCCTTACAATATTCCAACTGAGGTCGTTCATTTGCATTTGA is part of the Dehalococcoidales bacterium genome and harbors:
- the rplK gene encoding 50S ribosomal protein L11, which translates into the protein MAKKIKAIVKLQIAAGQANPAPPVGPALGQHGVNIMGFCKEYNERTAKYVGSIIPVEITVYVDRTFKFITKTPPTSDLLKKALGVPKGAGNTGHVATLKLSKEKLREIAEIKAKDLNSIDIDGAEKIVLGTARSMGIGIE
- the nusG gene encoding transcription termination/antitermination protein NusG; this encodes MQELEINSSTQENEQVAADQGKWYAVHTYSGYEERVKKNLDQRVGTMDIGHDIFDVIIPTEDEIEVKNGQKRTITRKILPGYILVQMQMNDLSWNIVRHTPGVIGFVSGGNKPVPLQDSEIKQILKQMKAELPRVKVGFKQGQSVRVIDGPFIDFIGTVDEIDIEKGKVTVLLSLFGRETPVKLDFLQVEKL